The Bosea sp. 685 DNA window GCATCCTCAGGAATTACGTCTCTGCTTGTGACCCACGAGATGCAGTTTGCAAGGAGCATCTCGAACCGAATTGTCTTCATGGACAAGGGCGTCGTCGCCGCCGACGGCAGCCCGGCCGAGATATTCGATACACCTTCCAGCCCGCGCCTCGCCCAATTCCTGAATTCTGAACACACCCACAACTAAGAAAGGATTCCTAGACAATGTCTACAATGAAATCTCTTTCGCGCCGCCAGTTCGGTTTGGCCGTTGTCGGCGGCATGGCAATCGCTCTTTCAACCGCCGGGGCGAGCCATGCTCAGACCTCTGGCAGCCCAGTCCGGACGATCAAGATCGCGACGTCAGCAGAGTCCAAGCCCCTGTCATGGGGCGCAATCGGCGTCGAGCCGCAAGGCTATGAGCCCGATGTCCTGAAAGCGATCAACGCGAAGCTGCCCCAGTACAAATTCGAGATGGAAGGGGCCGCGGATATTGCGCAGGAGACCGGCCTCGTCACCGGGAAATACGACATATCGACCGGCGGCTATTACAAGAATCCGGCACGCAGCAAGCAGTTCCTCATTCCGGAAAACCCGATGGGCGCCAGTCTGCTGAAGATCTATAGCCGCAAGGATAGCAACATCAACGAATTGAAGGATCTGGTCGGCAAGCAGGTCGTGCCGCTGACGGCCGGCGGAGGGACTTACAGGTTCGTCACCCAATGGCAGGCAGACAACCCGAGCTACAAGCTCGACATCACCGCATCGAATGCCGGTGTCCCCTATCCCAATCGCCTGAACGAGATTCAGAATAAAAAATACGATGCGGCGATCCTTCCTTCGAATCTCGGACAGCAGGAAGTCATCGACAACCAGAAGCTCGATATCAAAGCGAGCGATCCAATCACCATAAACAACACCTTCATGCTGATTCACAAGGCGGAAAAAAACCAAGCTTTACTTGCCGATGTGGACAAGGCGCTCAAAGAA harbors:
- a CDS encoding transporter substrate-binding domain-containing protein, encoding MSTMKSLSRRQFGLAVVGGMAIALSTAGASHAQTSGSPVRTIKIATSAESKPLSWGAIGVEPQGYEPDVLKAINAKLPQYKFEMEGAADIAQETGLVTGKYDISTGGYYKNPARSKQFLIPENPMGASLLKIYSRKDSNINELKDLVGKQVVPLTAGGGTYRFVTQWQADNPSYKLDITASNAGVPYPNRLNEIQNKKYDAAILPSNLGQQEVIDNQKLDIKASDPITINNTFMLIHKAEKNQALLADVDKALKELKDNGTLSKISQKWFGEDIVVYMK